The segment CAGTCGCTTGGCAAGCATTTTTTTGTGGGGCCTTGAAAAAAAATGAGCGGATGGCGGAAGCGTATAGGAGTCGAACCTACCTGACGCCTCTCGACGTCACACCAGATTTGAAGTCTGGGCGCCACACCGGTGACGATACGCTTCCGCGTCTCCCACAGCCGGGATGGCATCCATACCCGCTTTGCCAGTGCCGCGCAAGGGCGGGGTGGGCCTTTTTCCAGATGAACCGGCGGGGAGGGGCGGTTGTTGGCCCCTTGCATTTTCGCACGTATGGCTTATCTTGCAGTCCATTGGCAGGCCCATGGACCGGTGGCGGACAGACCGCAACGGTTTCCGGGCCGACACCGACCCACATGCGCGAGTCCGCCACCGGAGGTCCACCTCTTGAATAGCTTCACCAAGAACCTGCTCATATGGGCGACCATTTCCCTGGTCATGGTCGTCCTGTTCAATCTTTTCAGCCAGCCTGCCGCGCCGCAGCAGAAGTTGTCCTACAGCGACTTTGTGACGCGCGTGAAGGATGGCGAGATCGTCTCGGTCAAGATCCAGGGCCAGAAGATCACCGGCGTCATGGCTGGGGACAAGAAATTCGTCACCTACGCCCCGGATGACCCCAACCTCGTGCCCTCGTTGGTGGCCAGCAAGATCCAGGTCGCAGCCGAGCCGCCCGAAGATTCCCCCTGGTACATGACGCTTTTGGTGTCCTGGTTCCCCATGCTGCTCTTGATCGGCGTATGGATCTTCTTCATGCGCCAGATGCAGGGCGGCGGGGCCGGAGGCAAGGGCGCCATGAGTTTCGGCCGTTCCAAGGCCCGGCTCATCAGCGAGGACACCCAGAAGGTCACCTTCCAGGATGTCGCCGGCGTGGACGAGGCCAAGGAGGAACTCTCCGAGATCGTCGATTTTCTGCGTGAACCCAAGAAGTTCACGCGGCTTGGCGGCCGCATTCCCAAGGGCGTGCTGCTTGTCGGCCCTCCGGGCACGGGCAAGACGCTTCTCGCCCGCGCCGTTGCTGGCGAGGCTGGCGTGCCCTTCTTCTCCATCTCCGGCTCGGACTTTGTGGAGATGTTCGTGGGCGTGGGCGCGGCTCGCGTGCGCGACCTTTTTGTGCAGGGCAAGAAGAACGCGCCTTGCCTCATCTTCATCGACGAGATCGACGCCGTTGGCAGGCAGCGCGGCACCGGCATGGGCGGCGGCCACGACGAGCGCGAGCAGACCCTGAACCAGCTGCTTGTGGAAATGGACGGCTTCGAGTCCAACGACGGCGTCATCCTCATCGCCGCCACCAACCGTCCGGACGTGCTGGACCCGGCGCTGCTTCGGCCCGGCCGCTTCGACCGTCAGGTCGTGGTGCCCACCCCCGATGTGCGCGGCCGCAAGCGCATTCTGGCCGTGCACACCAGGAAAAGTCCGCTGGCCGAGGAAGTGGACCTTGAGGTGCTGGCGCGCGGCACTCCGGGTTTTTCCGGCGCGGACCTGGAGAACCTCGTCAACGAGGCCGCGCTCCACGCCGCCAAGCTCGGCAAGGACCGCGTGAACATGAGCGACTTCGAGGAAGCCAAGGACAAGGTGCTCATGGGCAAGGAACGCCGCAGCATCATCCTTTCCGATGAGGAAAAGAAGACCACCGCCTACCACGAGGCCGGACACGCGCTGGTTGCCAAGCTCATCCCCGGCACCGACCCTGTGCACAAGGTGACCATCATCCCCCGCGGCATGGC is part of the Humidesulfovibrio mexicanus genome and harbors:
- the ftsH gene encoding ATP-dependent zinc metalloprotease FtsH, which codes for MNSFTKNLLIWATISLVMVVLFNLFSQPAAPQQKLSYSDFVTRVKDGEIVSVKIQGQKITGVMAGDKKFVTYAPDDPNLVPSLVASKIQVAAEPPEDSPWYMTLLVSWFPMLLLIGVWIFFMRQMQGGGAGGKGAMSFGRSKARLISEDTQKVTFQDVAGVDEAKEELSEIVDFLREPKKFTRLGGRIPKGVLLVGPPGTGKTLLARAVAGEAGVPFFSISGSDFVEMFVGVGAARVRDLFVQGKKNAPCLIFIDEIDAVGRQRGTGMGGGHDEREQTLNQLLVEMDGFESNDGVILIAATNRPDVLDPALLRPGRFDRQVVVPTPDVRGRKRILAVHTRKSPLAEEVDLEVLARGTPGFSGADLENLVNEAALHAAKLGKDRVNMSDFEEAKDKVLMGKERRSIILSDEEKKTTAYHEAGHALVAKLIPGTDPVHKVTIIPRGMALGLTQQLPVDDRHNYSRTYLENTLAMFFGGRVAEELVLNQLTTGASNDIQRATKMARNMVCQWGMSDKFGPMSYGDDGQQVFLGRDFMQHKDYSDETARLIDAEIRRFVDEGYQRARRLLTENMDALHKIAEALLERETISGDDIDLIMKGEPLPPVVEEGGARSAARAYEEMSRKFGDTPPPGGASGEPAAGTPAGGATAQPGAKEPDAEFTLEEAPAAPVRKPYKPERDEE